A genomic segment from Montipora foliosa isolate CH-2021 chromosome 9, ASM3666993v2, whole genome shotgun sequence encodes:
- the LOC137971508 gene encoding uncharacterized protein yields the protein MDRKDYDDKVQQMLSDQGTYKILDKDPTQRTERKLNEKLANLKRENKISDSLYNELRSSDGLPPRFYGLPKIHKPGYPLRPIVSFIDSPTYMLSKHLAQILRPLMNNTDLTVKNSVEFCEQMKNVRLKEDDELLSFDVVSLFTSIPVDLAIQVATDVLSNDETLQDRSTIPVDDIVDLLDF from the coding sequence ATGGATCGCAAGGACTACGACGACAAGGTACAACAAATGCTCAGCGATCAAGGAACCTACAAAATTCTGGATAAAGACCCCACACAACGAACGGAAAGGAAACTCAATGAAAAATTGGCTAACCTTAAGCGAGAGAACAAGATCAGTGATAGTTTGTACAACGAACTCCGCAGTTCAGATGGACTGCCTCCTCGTTTTTATGGTTTACCGAAGATTCATAAGCCTGGTTATCCCTTAAGACCTATCGTATCGTTTATAGACTCTCCAACCTACATGCTATCGAAGCATTTGGCGCAGATCTTGAGACCTCTGATGAATAATACTGATTTAACGGTCAAGAACAGCGTGGAGTTCTgtgaacagatgaaaaatgtcAGACTCAAAGAAGACGACGAACTGCTATCTTTTGACGTCGTCTCTTTGTTCACTTCTATTCCTGTGGATCTTGCTATTCAAGTTGCCACCGATGTGCTCTCTAATGATGAAACCTTACAGGATAGATCTACTATTCCCGTTGATGACATTGTAGACCTGTTAGATTTctaa
- the LOC137971507 gene encoding uncharacterized protein: protein MTSRSWSVRRLYKALSSVIQKCHFRQQLQFPLLVFSWVPRQRSPSASTELKNKATSTYSKGWKLAKNVGFQFLKLRIEETHKKIRSLTREKEFALDFLRSRFTTCDFEHLKTLVHEQQREEYGRIRSLHSKKLQALTSKSNASLPDTVNSDKWVLNVSSKPLNTTETIALQKGTNFTLPPKKIPTAEIVAAVESGISGLPVKDTLVLRSQVTEVLQRASVPPPNLPQAELRALYNLRTDQDRLVIPADKGNCTVVMDRKDYDDKVQQMLSDQGTYKVLDKDPTQRTERKLNEKLANLKRENKISDSLYNKLRSSDGLPPRFCGLPKIHKPGYPLRPIVSFIDSPTYMLSKHLAQILRPLMNNTDLTVKNSVEFCEQMKNVRLKEDDELLSFDVVSLFTSIPVDLAIQVVTDVLSNDETLQSRSTIPVDDIVDL, encoded by the exons ATGACGAGTCGATCTTGGTCTGTGCGGAGATTGTATAAAGCTCTGAGTTCG GTAATCCAGAAATGCCACTTTCGACAGCAGCTACAATTTCCGCTGTTGGTATTTTCTTGGGTGCCAAGGCAAAGATCTCCAAGCGCTTCCACCGAGCTTAAGAATAAAGCCACCAGTACGTACTCCAAAGGTTGGAAACTGGCCAAGAATGTGGGGTTTCAGTTTCTGAAACTGCGAATCGAAGAGACACACAAGAAGATTCGCTCGCTGACACGAGAAAAGGAATTTGCTCTAGATTTCTTACGGTCTCGTTTCACCACCTGTGACTTTGAACACCTTAAAACCCTGGTTCATGAACAACAGCGGGAGGAGTATGGCAGGATCAGATCTTTGCATTCGAAGAAACTCCAAGCCCTGACCTCAAAGTCAAATGCCTCATTGCCTGACACAGTTAATAGCGACAAGTGGGTGCTAAACGTCTCTAGCAAGCCGTTGAACACTACCGAAACGATTGCACTCCAGAAAGGCACAAACTTTACCTTGCCTCCCAAGAAAATACCAACAGCGGAAATTGTAGCTGCTGTCGAAAGTGGCATTTCTGGATTACCTGTAAAGGACACACTTGTGTTAAGATCTCAAGTTACTGAGGTTTTACAAAGAGCCTCTGTACCGCCTCCGAATTTGCCACAAGCCGAACTCAGAGCTTTATACAATCTCCGCACAGACCAAGATCGACTCGTCATCCCTGCCGATAAGGGTAACTGTACTGTTGTGATGGATCGCAAGGACTACGACGACAAGGTACAACAAATGCTCAGCGATCAAGGAACCTACAAAGTTCTGGATAAAGACCCCACACAACGAACGGAAAGGAAACTCAATGAAAAATTGGCTAACCTTAAGCGAGAGAACAAGATCAGTGATAGTTTGTACAACAAACTCCGCAGTTCAGATGGACTGCCTCCTCGTTTTTGTGGTTTACCGAAGATTCATAAGCCTGGTTATCCCTTAAGACCTATCGTATCGTTTATAGACTCTCCAACCTACATGCTATCGAAGCATTTGGCGCAGATCTTGAGACCTCTGATGAATAATACTGATTTAACGGTCAAGAACAGCGTGGAGTTCTgtgaacagatgaaaaatgtcAGACTCAAAGAAGACGACGAACTGCTATCTTTTGACGTCGTCTCTTTGTTCACTTCTATTCCTGTGGATCTTGCTATTCAAGTTGTCACCGATGTGCTCTCTAATGATGAAACCTTACAGAGTAGATCTACTATTCCCGTTGATGACATTGTTGACCTGTGA
- the LOC137970358 gene encoding mRNA export factor GLE1-like encodes MKWTYDHNVIFVREILLQAPWLHRYGTTERGEVWSRIADNLNAMEKPSFKVTQRSVRDRYSHMEKSYKIKVAHEERASGICPEESEVDQAMEEIIQLFEDHDRENEKLSDEKKKKAEEDVTKAEEMRRQSLETFKETQKRKENETPPKKKRASGSDTMNYLKEISEVESKRRAEKLELRRKEMEKQSELQREELKMRKQELDDKRNQNEAMHQQMMMQQQQLQLLMQQQQQQSTVMMALLEKALAAKK; translated from the coding sequence ATGAAGTGGACATACGATCACAACGTTATTTTTGTTCGCGAAATCCTCCTCCAGGCGCCATGGCTTCACAGGTACGGGACAACAGAGAGAGGAGAAGTGTGGTCAAGGATTGCCGACAATTTGAATGCCATGGAAAAACCAAGCTTTAAAGTCACTCAGAGGTCAGTTAGAGACAGGTATTCACACATGGAAAAAAGCTACAAGATCAAAGTCGCACACGAGGAGCGAGCAAGTGGGATTTGCCCAGAAGAATCTGAAGTTGATCAGGCGATGGAAGAAATAATTCAGCTCTTCGAAGACCATGACCGGGAGAACGAGAAACTGTCGGacgaaaagaagaagaaagcagaAGAAGATGTGACTAAAGCAGAAGAAATGAGAAGGCAATCTCTGGAGACCTTTAAGGAAACCCAAAAAAGGAAGGAGAATGAAACACCACCAAAAAAGAAACGAGCCAGTGGCTCTGACACAATGAATTACTTGAAAGAGATAAGTGAAGTGGAAAGTAAACGACGAGCAGAAAAGTTAGAATTGAGGCGAAAGGAAATGGAGAAACAGagtgagttacaaagggaaGAGCTGAAAATGAGGAAGCAAGAGCTAGATGACAAACGAAACCAAAATGAAGCCATGCATCAACAAATGATGATGCAACAACAGCAGTTACAGCTACTGatgcaacagcaacaacagcaatcTACTGTTATGATGGCTCTCCTGGAGAAGGCACTTGCTGCCAAGAAGTAA
- the LOC137971509 gene encoding uncharacterized protein: MDENRVQVVAQMLENASNILRGTASTVNQQVPQTSGCNPQALRSNGNAEDATATSSVQRALNHARNMIRNSSASGSYRRLGRSERLRTSSPLNSRSRNQEKQSKKKKAIEFALLKCFGDISDEEEEYTLKRDSIIASGIVMLDEEDNEESVRNSIRESVIKKLPIISPNDFEFVKVRQKKITRLELGPNTEYSYSVVKKMAGQGLLYVKVREGFEFIYGESSEDLDDNMLQSPFENLHKSDATDPTGATEDKNGENEVDVAPVQHTAELLVTHQGETTGRLCQSDISAQLKHDEEDLCDSIIRGITDLTDPVEILKFLQQHLVKGRQLDIAHGVDTSIALDPKDPQNATNYICVDRASILTTTFAEFQSIQDFSITFEVDFMGEVARDYGGPRKEWIRLMNSAMKEKYFDNGLRELLFEDYYHVGVMMGIALLQNGQMPTILPADIIESLTEEASLNACITNLKRGLNKFGLVKIFKFKPILLHLLRPSNTQLTARIVIQLLNPVFSPEGSTALSREKEVYSLFIKYIRQVASGRRPPLTLSSILVFVTGAAEEPVLGFTLQPSITFVNERGNDQATAQSKYAFIPTAHTCSNNLVLPRGALTESLLEEEKLFEMYDLAFTNNYFGFI; encoded by the exons ATGGACGAAAATAGAGTTCAAGTTGTGGCCCAGATGTTGGAGAATGCTTCAAATATACTTCGGGGAACAGCATCTACTGTGAATCAACAAGTTCCACAGACTTCTGGTTGTAACCCGCAAGCTTTAAGAAGCAATGGAAATGCTGAAGATGCTACGGCTACTTCATCTGTTCAGCGGGCACTAAATCATGCTCGAAACATGATAAGAAACAGCTCAGCTAGTGGAAGTTATCGTCGCCTCGGTCGATCAGAGCGGCTGCGAACTTCCTCTCCACTTAACAGTCGTAGCAGGAATCAAGAAAAACAGTCTAAAAAGAAGAAGGCTATAGAATTCGCTCTTCTAAAGTGCTTTGGTGacatcagcgacgaagaagaAGAGTATACCCTAAAGAGGGACTCGATTATTGCCAGCG GTATAGTTATGCTAGATGAAGAGGACAATGAAGAATCTGTGAGAAATTCTATCAGAGAATCTGTCATCAAGAAGCTACCAATAATAAGTCCCAATGACTTTGAATTTGTTAAAGTGCGGCAGAAGAAAATCACAAGACTTGAGCTTGGTCCTAACACTGAATACAGTTACTCTGTGGTAAAGAAGATGGCGGGGCAGGGGCTGTTGTATGTGAAAGTGAGAGAAGGATTTGAGTTTATATATGGAGAGAGCAGTGAAGATCTCGATGACAATATGCTTCAAAGTCCTTTTGAAAATTTGCACAAGAGTGATGCAACTGATCCAACTGGCGCAACTGAAGATAAGAATGGAGAGAATGAAGTGGATGTGGCCCCAGTGCAGCACACAGCTGAGCTGCTAGTAACCCATCAAGGAGAAACCACTGGTAGACTTTGTCAATCTGACATTTCAGCCCAGCTTAAACATGATGAAGAGGACCTTTGCGACTCCATTATTCGTGGTATCACTGACCTGACCGATCCAGTTGAAATCCTAAAATTTCTTCAGCAACACCTTGTTAAGGGAAGGCAGTTGGATATTGCACATGGTGTGGACACCAGCATTGCACTTGATCCAAAGGACCCCCAGAATGCCACCAATTATATATGTGTTGACCGTGCAAGCATTTTGACAACAACGTTTGCAGAGTTTCAGTCTATTCAGGATTTCTCCATAACATTTGAAGTTGATTTTATGGGTGAAGTTGCCAGAGACTATGGGGGCCCACGGAAAGAGTGGATTCGTTTAATGAATTCTGCCATGAAAGAGAAGTATTTTGACAATGGGCTGAGAGAGTTGCTTTTTGAAGATTATTATCATGTTGGTGTCATGATGGGAATTGCTTTGTTACAGAATGGCCAGATGCCAACCATTCTACCAGCAGACATAATAGAGTCTCTTACAGAAGAAGCTAGTTTGAATGCATGTATCACCAACCTTAAAAGAGGTTTGAATAAATTCGGTTTGGTCAAAATATTCAAGTTCAAACCAATACTTCTTCATCTATTGAGACCAAGTAATACACAGCTAACAGCGAGGATCGTCATCCAGCTTCTTAACCCAGTCTTTTCACCAGAGGGATCTACTGCATTATCAAGAGAAAAGGAAGTCTACAGCCTATTCATAAAGTACATCAGACAAGTGGCCAGTGGGAGGCGACCACCACTCACTTTGAGTTCCATTTTGGTCTTTGTAACTGGTGCAGCAGAGGAGCCTGTACTTGGCTTTACACTGCAACCAAGTATTACATTTGTCAACGAGCGAGGAAACGATCAG GCAACAGCACAGAGCAAATACGCCTTCATACCTACTGCACACACCTGCAGCAACAATTTGGTCCTGCCAAGGGGTGCACTCACAGAAAGCTTGTTAGAAGAAGAGAAGCTTTTTGAAATGTATGATCTTGCTTTCACCAACAACTATTTCGGATTTATATGA
- the LOC137970359 gene encoding uncharacterized protein: MFLKRFAYPCRYADMVPLFSRPIPQICMITNNVMNFIYERWRHLLFDLNQPWLSRANLELFAAAIHDRGAALENCWAFVDGTVRPISRPGKNQRVLYNGHKKIHAIKFQSVAARNGLIANLYGPVEGKRHDSSMLRMSGLLNQLQQYSYKRNGDILCIYGDPAYPLRPQLQGPFKGARLTLDQEAWNTSMSKVRVEVEWIFADVVNYFKFLDFKKNLKIGLSAVGKMYLSCAIILNAHTCLYGSTTSTYFGVDPPILDQYFL, encoded by the coding sequence ATGTTCTTAAAGCGGTTTGCTTATCCATGCCGTTATGCTGATATGGTTCCATTGTTTTCGCGGCCTATACCTCAAATCTGTATGATTACAAACAATGttatgaactttatttatgaGAGATGGCGCCATTTGTTGTTTGATCTTAACCAGCCATGGCTTTCTCGTGCAAATTTAGAATTGTTTGCCGCTGCTATACACGATAGAGGTGCTGCCCTAGAAAATTGCTGGGCTTTTGTGGATGGAACAGTCAGACCTATCTCACGTCCGGGAAAAAACCAGAGAGTGCTCTACAACGGGCACAAGAAAATTCATGCTATAAAATTCCAGAGTGTAGCAGCACGCAATGGATTGATAGCTAATTTATATGGGCCAGTTGAGGGAAAAAGGCATGACAGTTCAATGCTTAGGATGTCGGGTTTACTAAATCAACTTCAGCAGTACTCTTACAAACGAAATGGGGACATTTTGTGTATATATGGGGACCCTGCCTATCCCTTACGACCTCAGTTACAAGGACCATTTAAAGGTGCCAGACTAACATTAGATCAAGAAGCTTGGAATACTTCTATGAGTAAAGTAAGGGTCGAAGTTGAGTGGATCTTTGCAGATGTggtaaattattttaaatttttagatTTCAAGAAGAATCTTAAGATCGGTTTAAGCGCTGTTGGGAAGATGTATCTATCTTGTGCTATAATACTTAATGCACATACCTGTTTGTATGGGTCAACAACATCAACTTATTTTGGAGTTGATCCCCCAATACTTGACCAGTACTTCTTGTAA